A single genomic interval of Antechinus flavipes isolate AdamAnt ecotype Samford, QLD, Australia chromosome 1, AdamAnt_v2, whole genome shotgun sequence harbors:
- the LOC127543587 gene encoding eukaryotic initiation factor 4A-III-like: MAASATMATSGSARKRLLKEEDMTKVEFETSEEVDVTPTFDTMGLREDLLRGIYAYGFEKPSAIQQRAIKQIIKGRDVIAQSQSGTGKTATFSISVLQCLDIQVRETQALILAPTRELAVQIQKGLLALGDYMNVQCHACIGGTNVGEDIRKLDYGQHVVAGTPGRVFDMIRRRSLRTRAIKMLVLDEADEMLNKG; the protein is encoded by the coding sequence ATGGCTGCCTCAGCCACGATGGCTACTTCAGGTTCTGCCCGAAAGCGTTTGCTGAAGGAGGAAGACATGACCAAAGTGGAATTCGAGACCAGTGAAGAGGTGGACGTGACACCCACCTTCGACACGATGGGTTTGCGGGAGGACCTGTTGCGTGGCATATACGCCTACGGTTTTGAGAAACCATCAGCTATCCAACAGCGTGCTATCAAACAAATTATTAAAGGAAGAGATGTCATTGCACAGTCTCAATCTGGTACAGGCAAAACAGCAACATTTAGCATTTCAGTTCTCCAGTGTTTGGATATTCAGGTGCGAGAAACCCAGGCTTTGATATTAGCCCCAACCAGGGAATTAGCTGTCCAAATTCAAAAGGGTCTGCTTGCTCTAGGTGATTACATGAATGTCCAATGTCACGCCTGTATTGGGGGGACAAATGTTGGTGAAGATATCAGGAAATTGGATTATGGGCAGCATGTTGTTGCTGGTACACCAGGGCGTGTATTTGATATGATTCGTCGCAGAAGTTTAAGAACCCGTGCTATCAAGATGTTGGTTTTGGATGAAGCTGATGAAATGCTTAAtaaaggataa